The Daucus carota subsp. sativus chromosome 7, DH1 v3.0, whole genome shotgun sequence genome window below encodes:
- the LOC108193657 gene encoding Golgi apparatus membrane protein-like protein ECHIDNA — MDLNSTAGENYAHPQICFFHVIFKASALAFYILSALFFDSFVIIFVVTVLLAALDFWVVKNVSGRILVGLRWWNEINDEGESIWKFECLDQESLARMNKKDSWLFWWTIYLTAVLWLILGIFSLIRFQADYVLVVGVCLTLSVANIVGFTKCRKDAKNQIQAFASQTIASRFSSSLQSAFTVV; from the exons ATGGATCTCAATTCC ACTGCAGGGGAGAATTATGCCCACCCACAGATATGTTTCTTCCATGTCATCTTCAAG GCTTCAGCTTTGGCATTTTACATACTTTCAGCTCTATTTTTTGACAGTTTTGTCATAATTTTTGTGGTAACTGTTCTTCTGGCTGCACTTGACTTTTGGGTAGTCAAAAATGTCAGTGGGCGAATTTTAGTTGGTTTGAGGTGGTGGAATGAAATTAATGATGAGGGTGAGAGCATCTGGAAATTTGAATGCCTCGACCAGGAG TCACTGGCTCGAATGAACAAGAAGGACTCTTGGCTGTTCTGGTGGACTATTTACCTTACT GCTGTATTGTGGCTTATCCTTGGAATATTCTCCCTCATCAGGTTTCAAGCTGATTATGTCCTTGTTGTAGGAGTTTGTTTGACCCTCAGTGTTGCAAATATTGTTGGCTTTACTAAGTGCCGCAAAG ATGCTAAGAATCAGATTCAGGCATTTGCCTCACAAACCATTGCATCTCGGTTCTCATCCTCATTACAGTCTGCATTTACTGTTGTCTAA